A window from Nycticebus coucang isolate mNycCou1 chromosome X, mNycCou1.pri, whole genome shotgun sequence encodes these proteins:
- the LOC128577527 gene encoding S-phase kinase-associated protein 1-like, translating into MPSIKLQSSDGEIFEVDVEIVKQSVTIKTVLEDLGMDDKGDDDPVPLPNANAAILKMIIQWCTHHKDDPPPPEDDENKEKRTDYIPVWDQEFLKVDQGTLFEHILAANYVDIKGLLDVTCKTVANMIKGKTPEEIHKTFNIKNDFTEEEQAQVCKENQWCEEK; encoded by the coding sequence ATGCCTTCCATTAAGTTGCAGAGTTCTGATGGAGAGATATTTGAAGTTGATGTAGAAattgtcaaacagtctgtgactATCAAGACAGTGTTGGAAGATTTGGGAATGGATGATAAAGGAGATGATGACCCAGTTCCTCTACCAAATGCTAATGcagcaatattaaaaatgatCATTCAGTGGTGCACCCACCACAAGGATGACCCTCCTCCTCCTGAGGATGATGAGAACAAAGAAAAGCGAACAGACTATATCCCTGTTTGGGACCAAGAATTCCTGAAAGTTGACCAAGGAACACTTTTTGAACATATTCTGGCTGCAAACTACGTAGACATCAAAGGTTTGCTTGATGTTACGTGCAAGACTGTTGCCAATATGATCAAGGGGAAAACTCCTGAAGAGATTCACAAGACCTTCAATATCAAAAATGACTTTACTGAAGAGGAGCAAGCCCAGGTATGCAAAGAGAACCAGTGGTGTGAAGAGAAGTGA